The window TAGTTGCGGACTGCTGAGTAATGGATATTTTTTGTAATAACATGGGAGCTGACTGGCTGAATTGCATGTTGAAGAAATATtcacaggtgttttttttttagcaaatttTTAAGCTCAGGAAAAATATTCCTTGAGAGACTTGAGTTACTTTACAAGAAGCTTGAATATGATTATATATTTGATCATGAAAGGTTAGTCAAACGTAAACAGAAACGAAGTTACTCTTGTTATCAATGCTCAACAATTATACAAGTTGTCATATGTTTGTACAGCCATTGTAGCAATGAGAAGAGCCCATAAACAGGAGCTGGAGAGAAGTCGACAGTCTCAGCACATCAAGGAGAGTGCTGACATCACACAACTGCATGTTCAACACGAGTGAGCGACGACTGGTCCTttcacagtatttgttttttctctacACTGAAGCCACTGACAGAGAGCTATACATAGCTTACTCCAGTATTGCAGCATTAGGGTTACTGTACTGGATTACATTATCATAATGTGCACCTTCTACAGTAAACTGGTAAGGTAGTGTATGTGGTATGAGGTAATACATATCAAGTTATCAAGGTCATTATACAACACAAGTTGCATAGTGAAATGAAAGCTGTAGTTCCTTCATGCTTCACTTATGTAacgtacactatatagacaaaagtaatgggatgGGGCTGGTTCTCAGAAGTTAAGCTTagctcctccagcttctgcataccaagacattttggtcagtgctatgcttccaactttgtggcaacagtttgaggaagacCCTTTCCTATTCCAGCATTACTAggcacaaagcacaaagcaaagctccataaagacatggttggatgagtttggtgtggaagaatcTGAGTGGCCCACACAGATCCCAAATCAAtcccatccaacatctttgtgatgaactggaacagagattgtaagccaggccttttggtccaacaacAGTGCCTGGCCTCACTattgctttactgcatgaatggccaaaaagtcccacagaaacattccaaaatctccaaaaagccttcccagaagagtgtaAGATgctacagctgcaaagctgtctgtgtatttagaatgcgatgtcattaaagttcttgttggtttaatggtcaggtggcccaatacttttgtctatataatgtatatagatatatagatatacaaatacacaaaaaactgttataacaagataaaacaataaaataatgaaggGCAGAATGCGATAAGAcatatgataaaataaacaatatacaGTTATTTATACATCATTCAATATCATCTTGATAGTGGATTACCTGCAGCTCATACAGTTTTTCCTGCAGTATCTGGTATCTCTTTCTCCTAGTAAAATACCTACCAGAAGTTTGTTCAATTTACTGTAAAATCTCATTAGTGCTTTGTCGGCTTTGCCACTGCAGGAAGGAGACCCAGTTACTGCAAAAGGAGCTTGAGGTGTTATCGGTTCAGCACACTCAGAAATGCCTGGAAAACTCTCGGTTGAACCAGGAGCTGCAAGATGAGAGACAATCCTTGATGCAATGCCAAAAGGAAAACCAGGAGCTCAAAAAGAAGCAGGtatatacattttctttttaaaaaggttCAGAGTAAGTGAGTATtcttcatttgtattcattcaACAGAAGCACTTTTCAATGGTGTACACTGTGCATGTTTATCATTAAAGCCATTTATAAAACTTATATCTGGTATCTCTGTCCCCTGTCATCCTttaagagagagacagatgaaatgGCTCAGCCTCATTTCTCACCAAATGGTCAACAGTCACATGTTGCCCCTCAAATGAACAACTTCTATGAGATGGAGGTAAGTTTCTGGAAATGTTGATCCTTTATCTACGTACCACATCTCCTAAACCCCTCTGCCTTGAGTGTGCAAATTATTTAACTTTGATTAAACCAATTTATACATATTATATCATAAAATCTGCAGCAAAGAAAAGGTGGAATGATAATTTCTATAGGTATATAGTAAATGTTTGCACTGACAATATAATTTTCTGTCCTTTACTTTAACACATATTGTATAAATTACTGAAGAACCACAATATGTACTTTATGccagtgtatttgtgtgctaTATGTTACAGGTGATTCTGCGGGCGAGGGAGGCAGAAATGCAGTTTCTCAGACAGGAAGCTTGTTCACTCAAGGAAGAGTTGAAAATTGTGCGAATGGTACTGAGTTTCCCTTAATTGACTACAAGATTAGATTGCAAAAGAATCTTCTGCATTCATGCTTGAAAAGTATTTTCTATTTACTACAATGAGTACATGAATatcaaccaaacaaaacaaacaaatatgtcaCATCGACAACAAACCTCTCCTTTCACTTACCTGAAGACTGCATATTAAAAATGTGATAATGGCAGCTGCATAAAATTATACATGGACTTTCttacatgctgtgtgtttgtggctgtaaCAGGACAAAATATATGCCCAGAACAAGCTCAAGGCCCTCTGCACCAACAACCAGGACGAACCCCATCATGAAGCCAACCAACTCCGCGAAGATTTCAAGTTTGCCACTTGGTCTCCAAGCAGATACTCTTCAGGACAGAGCCTTGGTGAGACACTTGGAGAGattcctgttcacacacacattcaagccTTTGACATCTCTGTACTTAGGCTGAcccttttgatttttattttgtgaagtttgatgttttttgtcagCACTTTGACTAAATGTATAGTGCTTgataaatagtttgacatttttctttgtgtgaagAAAATTAGATGAGATGATGGATACTGCTgtcatgtctgtacagtaaatatgaagccacaaTCAGCAgtcaattagcttagcttagcataaagtcATTCCAAATTTCAAAATCCACCATCAATATGTTCATTAAGTGAACAATTCCTTCCTTTAATGTGCTTCCTACCCTTGTTTTCCTCAGACgacagtgagacaaaaacaaataattctgcttttttgaaaaagagagaaaaatcatCCCTTACCTGTCAGATCAGAGGAGTTCGATCCAAggtaaaaattatttttacttgCTGCATCAGAAGTGAGGTTTTTGTCAACTGATAAATGCAAAATATTCCCTTCATATGAAGTGTTTTAAACTCACAGCAAAGCAC of the Scatophagus argus isolate fScaArg1 chromosome 16, fScaArg1.pri, whole genome shotgun sequence genome contains:
- the LOC124072793 gene encoding myosin phosphatase Rho-interacting protein-like: MQFLRQEACSLKEELKIVRMDKIYAQNKLKALCTNNQDEPHHEANQLREDFKFATWSPSRYSSGQSLDDSETKTNNSAFLKKREKSSLTCQIRGVRSKSLKEGLSVQERMKLFESF